The following proteins are encoded in a genomic region of Spirosoma sp. SC4-14:
- a CDS encoding NAD(P)H-hydrate dehydratase — protein MKILNVDQIRALDQYTIQHEPIAPINLMERAALAFVDWFADHFPNTTITKIFCGLGNNGGDGLAIARLLLEREYPIEVYVVRYAPRESDDFMHNHRRLKLVTENIHYVELSHDIPAIRHNEVVIDAIFGSGLSRPTEGIVKSTIETINRAPATVVSVDIASGLYTDQPNSSADTIIEPDYTITFQLPKLAFVLPKNGRYVGDWHIVDIQLHKRYIDLAPTPYFFTQPRDARLLLHKRERFSNKGSFGHALLLVGSYGKIGAAVLAARACLRSGVGLLSVQVPQCGYDVIQTAVPEAMCRADEDPKVLTGYSIVEGPEPADYSTVGIGPGIGKAPDTLKMLRDLLPTLKKPIVLDADALNLLSENRALLNKIPPHSILTPHPKEFERLTRKWENDYEKLTILRDFAKTYNVVVVLKGAYSAVATPDGDVHFNSTGNPGLSTGGTGDVLTGVLTALLAQGYDPVEAAVLGVFAHGLAGDKAAEQRGPIGMIASDVIDALRWE, from the coding sequence ATGAAAATACTGAACGTTGACCAGATTAGAGCGCTTGATCAATACACTATCCAGCATGAACCCATTGCACCAATCAACCTTATGGAGCGTGCCGCTCTTGCTTTTGTTGACTGGTTTGCTGATCATTTTCCGAATACGACAATCACCAAAATCTTCTGTGGCCTGGGCAATAATGGGGGCGATGGATTAGCCATTGCCCGATTATTGCTGGAACGCGAATACCCCATTGAGGTATATGTTGTGCGGTATGCCCCCCGCGAATCCGACGATTTCATGCACAATCATCGGCGGCTAAAGCTCGTTACAGAGAACATTCATTATGTTGAATTATCGCACGATATTCCGGCCATCCGGCATAACGAAGTAGTGATCGACGCCATATTCGGCTCTGGCTTATCTCGCCCCACCGAAGGCATTGTTAAAAGTACGATCGAAACTATCAATAGAGCCCCGGCAACGGTCGTCTCTGTCGATATTGCCAGCGGTTTGTATACCGACCAACCCAACAGTTCTGCTGATACAATCATTGAGCCAGATTATACAATAACATTTCAGTTGCCGAAGCTAGCCTTTGTTTTACCCAAAAACGGCCGTTATGTTGGCGATTGGCATATTGTAGACATACAACTGCACAAACGGTATATCGACCTGGCTCCCACGCCCTATTTCTTTACGCAGCCACGCGATGCTCGCTTATTGCTCCATAAACGGGAACGGTTTTCCAACAAAGGCTCTTTCGGACATGCTTTATTATTGGTGGGCAGTTATGGCAAAATAGGGGCTGCGGTGCTGGCAGCCAGAGCCTGCCTGCGGTCGGGAGTTGGTTTACTTTCCGTACAGGTTCCACAATGCGGGTATGATGTTATCCAAACGGCGGTACCGGAAGCAATGTGTCGTGCCGATGAAGATCCGAAAGTCCTGACGGGTTACAGTATCGTTGAAGGCCCTGAACCGGCTGATTACTCTACGGTTGGCATTGGTCCGGGAATTGGCAAAGCTCCCGATACGCTGAAGATGTTACGCGATTTGCTTCCAACGCTTAAAAAGCCGATTGTTCTGGATGCTGACGCGCTGAATCTCTTATCCGAAAATCGGGCGCTGCTCAATAAAATCCCCCCGCACAGCATTCTGACTCCGCACCCGAAGGAATTTGAACGATTGACGCGCAAATGGGAAAATGATTACGAGAAACTAACGATTCTGCGCGATTTTGCTAAAACGTATAATGTTGTAGTTGTCCTCAAAGGAGCCTATTCGGCTGTGGCTACGCCGGACGGTGATGTGCACTTCAACTCAACAGGTAACCCAGGCTTAAGCACAGGCGGAACAGGCGATGTATTGACAGGTGTGTTAACAGCGCTCCTGGCTCAGGGATACGACCCTGTTGAAGCCGCTGTATTAGGTGTTTTTGCGCATGGATTGGCGGGCGATAAAGCTGCCGAACAACGCGGCCCTATCGGCATGATTGCCTCTGACGTTATTGATGCACTACGCTGGGAGTAG
- the rplS gene encoding 50S ribosomal protein L19, whose translation MSELIKLVEADNAQRRADLPTFRAGDTVNVHVKIREGNKERIQVFTGTVIQRRNPSSAGETFTVRKVSNGVGVERIFPILSPNIDKIEVVRLGKVRRARLFFLRGRQGKAARLKERKPKAAAVA comes from the coding sequence ATGAGCGAGTTAATCAAATTAGTGGAGGCAGACAACGCGCAGCGTCGCGCCGATTTGCCCACATTCCGGGCAGGCGATACGGTGAACGTACACGTTAAAATCCGCGAAGGAAATAAGGAGCGTATTCAGGTGTTTACGGGAACGGTTATTCAACGCCGGAACCCAAGCAGCGCTGGCGAAACGTTTACTGTCCGCAAAGTATCGAATGGTGTTGGGGTAGAACGGATTTTTCCAATCCTGTCGCCAAACATCGACAAAATCGAAGTTGTTCGTTTGGGTAAAGTTCGTCGCGCCCGGTTGTTCTTCCTGCGCGGACGTCAGGGTAAAGCGGCTCGCCTGAAAGAGCGTAAGCCTAAAGCGGCTGCCGTTGCATAA
- the dapF gene encoding diaminopimelate epimerase, which produces MEFFKYQGTGNDFVLVDDRAQTFPAADQAFVEQLCHRRFGIGADGLILLQNDPDYDFRMVYFNSDGAEGSMCGNGGRCIVRFAHDLGIFDQKTRFIAVDGEHLAEVDGENISLKMSNVSGIETRGGLTFLNTGSPHVVQFVDDLESLDVVAEGRAIRYSTTFQPGGTNVNFAQVLDSHTLFVRTYERGVEDETYSCGTGVTAVALVAQQQLAMPDPVHIQTIGGNLRVSFQPKGDGQFEDIYLIGPAKRVFAGSITV; this is translated from the coding sequence ATGGAATTCTTTAAATATCAGGGTACAGGCAACGATTTTGTCTTGGTTGATGATCGGGCCCAAACGTTTCCGGCTGCCGATCAGGCCTTTGTTGAACAATTGTGCCACCGGCGGTTTGGCATTGGGGCCGATGGTCTGATTCTGCTCCAGAACGACCCTGACTATGATTTCAGAATGGTGTATTTCAACTCTGATGGAGCCGAAGGAAGTATGTGTGGGAATGGTGGCCGCTGTATTGTTCGGTTTGCGCACGATCTGGGGATTTTTGACCAGAAAACCCGTTTTATTGCTGTCGATGGCGAACACCTGGCCGAAGTAGACGGTGAGAACATTTCGCTCAAAATGAGTAACGTGTCGGGTATCGAAACGCGCGGTGGGCTTACCTTTCTGAATACGGGGTCTCCGCATGTTGTGCAATTTGTCGATGATCTGGAATCGCTGGATGTGGTTGCCGAAGGTCGTGCCATTCGCTATAGTACCACCTTTCAGCCGGGCGGAACGAATGTCAACTTTGCGCAGGTGCTCGACAGCCATACACTGTTTGTCAGAACCTATGAGCGAGGAGTTGAAGACGAGACCTACTCCTGCGGTACGGGCGTAACGGCGGTTGCGCTGGTGGCCCAGCAACAGCTTGCCATGCCCGATCCGGTACATATTCAGACAATTGGCGGAAATTTGCGGGTGTCTTTTCAACCAAAAGGTGACGGTCAGTTTGAGGATATTTACTTGATTGGTCCAGCTAAGCGTGTTTTTGCCGGATCGATAACCGTTTAG
- a CDS encoding bestrophin family protein, whose translation MIIYKKKDWLPAIWHFHTGPTALALLRRLVFVLIYATIVTVGELNYIDFRLKDTPSSFLQATGILLSLLLIFRTNTAYDRFYEGRRVWGALVNNCRNLAIFFNAVLPQHDEGSRIFFAKAISNFPFALKNHLREMNGMHELDEVEEGERSDLNNFDHKPARVSNQLWVRTELLYREGRISESQHINLNQYLTSLMDICGICERIKSTPIPFSYNLFIKLFIMIYVAILPFTVITAYGYLTIPAVVLTSYVLVGLEMIGEEIEEPFGFERNDLPLNQLSQMIRVNVHEILQISLPHVEKQAAKPGFTIMT comes from the coding sequence ATGATCATTTATAAAAAGAAAGACTGGCTGCCAGCCATCTGGCATTTTCATACTGGCCCCACAGCGTTAGCTCTTCTGCGACGATTGGTTTTTGTGTTGATCTACGCAACTATCGTAACTGTGGGCGAATTAAACTACATCGATTTTCGCTTAAAAGATACCCCCAGCTCATTTTTGCAGGCAACCGGTATTCTGCTGAGCTTACTGCTAATCTTTCGAACGAATACGGCTTATGACCGATTCTATGAGGGGCGTCGGGTTTGGGGAGCACTAGTCAATAACTGCCGTAATCTGGCTATCTTTTTCAATGCTGTGCTGCCACAGCATGATGAAGGTAGCCGGATTTTTTTTGCCAAAGCCATCTCCAATTTCCCCTTTGCGCTCAAGAACCACCTGCGCGAGATGAATGGTATGCACGAACTGGATGAGGTTGAAGAAGGCGAACGGAGCGATCTGAATAACTTCGACCATAAGCCGGCCAGGGTGTCGAATCAGTTGTGGGTTCGGACCGAGCTTTTGTACCGCGAAGGCCGTATTTCTGAATCGCAACACATTAATCTGAATCAGTACTTAACGTCGCTGATGGACATTTGCGGTATCTGCGAACGCATTAAAAGCACCCCGATTCCGTTTTCCTACAACTTGTTTATCAAACTCTTCATCATGATTTACGTAGCCATTTTGCCCTTTACGGTCATTACGGCTTACGGCTATCTGACCATTCCGGCCGTAGTGCTCACATCGTATGTGCTGGTTGGGCTGGAAATGATTGGCGAGGAAATCGAAGAACCATTTGGCTTCGAACGAAACGATCTGCCGCTAAACCAACTTAGCCAGATGATTCGGGTAAATGTCCACGAAATTTTGCAGATAAGTCTGCCACACGTAGAAAAACAGGCTGCCAAACCGGGCTTTACGATTATGACCTGA
- a CDS encoding rhodanese-like domain-containing protein, producing the protein MTTPKYTDISLSELERLRLEPHTAIVDVRDEWEFDEFNIGGLNIPLPDIRARKNELLPYETLIAICTNGVRSRIAAKDFLRQPELQNKTIYHLHGGIIEDIG; encoded by the coding sequence ATGACAACCCCCAAGTATACCGATATTTCGCTTTCTGAGCTGGAGCGGCTCAGGTTGGAGCCACACACGGCCATTGTCGACGTGCGCGACGAGTGGGAATTTGACGAATTTAACATTGGTGGGCTCAATATTCCGCTCCCCGATATTCGCGCCCGAAAAAACGAGCTTCTCCCCTATGAAACGCTCATCGCGATCTGTACCAACGGCGTTCGGAGCCGGATTGCCGCCAAAGATTTTCTACGCCAGCCCGAACTACAGAACAAAACAATCTATCATCTGCATGGAGGAATTATTGAGGACATTGGATAA
- the htpG gene encoding molecular chaperone HtpG yields the protein MEAVESQKGESTRGQISIHTENIFPIIKKFLYSDHEIFLRELVSNAVDATQKLRQLASFGEFGGELGDLKVTVSLNEEAKTITISDNGIGMTADEIMKYINQIAFSGAADFLEKYKDKTDDKGQIIGHFGLGFYSAFMVAEKVEIVTKSYRDNSEAVRWTCDGSTEFELSPAERAERGTDVILHIAPDSEEFLNKGRLRGILDKYARFLPTPVEFDGQVVNNSTPIWTKAPSELTDEDYKTFYRELYPMSEEPLFWIHLNVDYPFNLTGILYFPRIKNELRFQREKIQLYSRQVFITDEVKDVVPDFLMMLHGVIDSPDIPLNVSRSFLQADANVKKINGYITRKVADKLQEIFNADRKAFEEKFDDIGLFIKYGILSDDKFWEKAKNFVLLKNTEGEYATIDEYREKTQANQTDKDEKLVILYTTDRKQQDAYIESARRRGYDVLLMDNVIDSHFINSLEYKLEKVSFQRVDADTLDKLIDKGINNESVLSEADKTKLKEVFEQVLDNKMLQVSIEAQPTDELPVTITMPEFMRRMKDMSALSGEQSFYGNLPVSYNVVVNANHPLTAKILSEADADVQKSLVKQVYDLALLSQNLLTGADLTAFVRRTVATL from the coding sequence ATGGAAGCCGTAGAAAGCCAAAAAGGAGAGTCCACGCGGGGCCAGATTTCAATTCATACCGAGAATATCTTCCCGATTATCAAGAAGTTCCTGTATTCGGATCACGAGATTTTTCTGCGCGAATTAGTATCGAACGCGGTTGATGCCACGCAGAAATTACGTCAGTTGGCGTCCTTTGGCGAGTTCGGTGGCGAACTGGGTGACTTAAAAGTGACAGTATCGCTCAACGAAGAAGCCAAAACCATTACCATCAGCGATAATGGCATCGGTATGACAGCCGATGAAATCATGAAATACATTAACCAGATCGCTTTTTCGGGCGCGGCCGACTTTCTGGAAAAATATAAGGATAAAACCGACGATAAGGGCCAGATTATCGGGCATTTCGGGCTTGGCTTTTATTCGGCGTTTATGGTGGCCGAGAAAGTCGAAATCGTTACGAAATCGTACCGCGACAATAGCGAAGCGGTACGCTGGACATGCGATGGATCTACTGAATTCGAATTATCGCCCGCCGAACGGGCCGAGCGTGGTACGGACGTGATTCTGCACATCGCGCCCGATTCGGAAGAGTTTTTGAACAAAGGGCGTTTGCGTGGTATTCTGGACAAATATGCCCGGTTCCTGCCTACGCCGGTCGAGTTTGATGGTCAGGTCGTGAACAACTCAACGCCGATCTGGACAAAAGCGCCTTCTGAACTGACCGACGAAGATTACAAAACGTTCTATCGGGAGTTGTATCCGATGAGCGAAGAGCCGCTTTTCTGGATTCACCTGAATGTCGACTATCCGTTCAATCTGACGGGTATTTTATATTTCCCCCGAATCAAGAACGAACTGCGGTTTCAGCGGGAAAAAATTCAGCTCTACAGCCGTCAGGTATTCATTACTGACGAGGTAAAAGACGTGGTACCTGATTTTCTGATGATGCTGCATGGCGTGATCGATTCGCCCGATATTCCGCTCAACGTATCGCGGAGTTTCCTGCAGGCCGATGCGAACGTGAAGAAAATCAACGGCTACATCACTCGGAAAGTAGCCGATAAACTACAGGAGATTTTCAATGCCGACCGGAAAGCTTTCGAAGAGAAGTTCGACGATATTGGACTGTTTATTAAATATGGCATTCTGAGCGACGATAAGTTCTGGGAAAAAGCCAAAAACTTCGTGCTGCTCAAAAATACGGAAGGTGAGTATGCAACTATTGACGAATACCGCGAGAAAACTCAGGCCAATCAGACCGACAAGGACGAGAAGCTGGTGATCCTCTACACTACCGACCGCAAACAACAGGACGCCTATATCGAATCGGCCCGTCGGCGTGGTTACGACGTGCTGCTGATGGATAATGTGATCGACTCGCACTTCATTAATTCGCTGGAATACAAACTGGAAAAAGTATCGTTCCAGCGGGTCGATGCCGATACGCTCGACAAACTGATCGATAAAGGCATCAACAACGAAAGTGTATTGTCGGAAGCCGACAAAACCAAACTGAAGGAAGTGTTCGAACAGGTGCTGGACAATAAAATGCTCCAGGTGAGTATTGAAGCACAGCCCACCGACGAACTGCCCGTAACGATTACTATGCCGGAGTTTATGCGCCGTATGAAAGACATGTCGGCGCTTTCGGGCGAACAGTCGTTCTATGGTAATCTGCCTGTTAGTTACAATGTGGTTGTCAATGCCAATCACCCACTGACTGCCAAAATTCTGAGCGAAGCTGATGCCGACGTCCAGAAATCGTTGGTAAAACAGGTCTATGATCTGGCGCTGCTTTCGCAAAACCTATTGACCGGAGCCGACCTGACAGCTTTTGTTCGCCGGACGGTAGCGACGCTGTAA
- a CDS encoding AAA family ATPase yields MQATSFTYHTKIHEVFNEMSQVVVGQERLLNRLLIGLFTGGHILLEGVPGLAKTLTINTLAKVLELDFQRIQFTPDLLPADLIGTMIFNQKTAEFEVKQGPIFANLILADEVNRSPAKVQAALLEAMQERQVTIGEETFVLDRPFLVLATQNPVEQEGTYPLPEAQVDRFMMKVFVDYLNKDQELEVMRRMSNMNFDYEVKPVLGKEDLVAIRDEINSISISETLERYIIELVFATRRPMEYNLRDEARYIQFGVSPRASINLNLAAKALAYFDRREYVLPEDIKEVAPDVFNHRIMLNYEAEADGVTTLQVIDSILRKVAIGR; encoded by the coding sequence ATGCAAGCGACATCCTTTACATATCATACCAAAATCCACGAGGTATTCAACGAGATGAGCCAGGTTGTGGTTGGGCAGGAGCGCCTGCTCAATCGGCTGCTTATTGGGTTGTTTACGGGTGGCCATATTCTGCTCGAAGGTGTTCCCGGACTAGCCAAAACACTGACAATCAATACCCTGGCTAAAGTATTGGAGCTTGATTTTCAGCGCATTCAGTTCACACCCGACCTATTACCTGCCGACCTGATCGGAACCATGATTTTCAATCAGAAAACGGCAGAATTCGAGGTAAAGCAGGGACCGATTTTTGCCAACCTGATTCTGGCCGACGAAGTAAACCGCTCTCCGGCTAAAGTGCAGGCGGCATTACTGGAAGCCATGCAGGAACGTCAGGTTACTATCGGCGAAGAAACATTTGTGCTCGACCGTCCGTTTCTGGTGCTGGCCACCCAAAATCCCGTTGAACAGGAAGGAACCTATCCGCTCCCCGAAGCGCAGGTGGATCGATTCATGATGAAGGTCTTTGTCGATTATTTGAATAAGGATCAGGAACTGGAAGTGATGCGCCGAATGTCGAACATGAATTTCGACTATGAAGTAAAGCCCGTTCTGGGTAAAGAAGACCTCGTAGCCATTCGCGACGAGATCAACAGCATCAGCATCTCCGAAACACTCGAACGGTATATCATCGAGCTGGTTTTTGCCACCCGCCGACCGATGGAATATAACCTCCGCGACGAAGCCCGGTATATTCAGTTTGGTGTGTCGCCCCGGGCAAGCATCAACCTCAATCTGGCGGCTAAGGCGCTCGCCTATTTCGACCGACGCGAATATGTGCTCCCCGAAGACATTAAGGAAGTAGCACCAGATGTGTTCAATCACCGCATCATGCTTAACTACGAAGCCGAAGCCGATGGGGTAACAACGTTGCAGGTCATCGATTCGATCCTGCGAAAAGTAGCCATTGGGCGGTAA
- the prmC gene encoding peptide chain release factor N(5)-glutamine methyltransferase, which produces MATAKPLYQRLSKNITAYPPEEAREMAFMLLDHYFGLRKTDILADKPLPPNRTEPDWFKILERLNRQEPIQHVIGTTIFCGLEFEVSPDVLIPRPETEDLVRLIMHDFADRTDDVHIVDIGTGSGCIAITLARFLPQSVVTGWDVSDQALTLAQHNADHLNADVAFSIQDILQIPSDFTGKFDCVVSNPPYVTRSEAAQMDRNVLNYEPDLALFVDDNDPLVFYKAVADFCVRHLTKDGACYVEINERFGEATQQVFADRGFTRIQVYKDIHGKDRSIRATF; this is translated from the coding sequence ATGGCCACAGCCAAACCACTCTATCAACGTCTAAGCAAGAATATTACGGCCTATCCGCCCGAAGAAGCCCGCGAGATGGCGTTTATGCTGCTCGACCATTACTTCGGTCTGCGCAAAACCGACATACTGGCCGATAAACCTCTACCGCCAAACCGGACTGAACCTGACTGGTTTAAAATTCTGGAACGATTGAATCGGCAGGAACCTATTCAGCATGTTATTGGTACAACCATCTTCTGCGGTTTAGAATTCGAGGTTTCGCCTGATGTGCTGATTCCAAGACCTGAAACAGAAGATCTGGTGCGGCTTATCATGCACGATTTTGCCGACCGTACCGACGATGTTCATATTGTTGACATTGGTACCGGCAGTGGATGCATTGCCATCACCCTGGCCCGATTTCTGCCGCAGTCGGTCGTGACGGGTTGGGATGTTTCTGATCAGGCCCTGACCCTGGCCCAGCATAATGCCGATCACCTGAACGCCGATGTTGCCTTTTCCATTCAGGATATTCTTCAGATTCCGTCCGATTTTACGGGTAAGTTTGACTGTGTTGTCAGCAACCCACCCTACGTTACTCGTTCCGAAGCGGCTCAGATGGATCGGAATGTATTGAATTATGAACCCGACCTGGCCTTATTTGTCGATGATAATGATCCGCTGGTTTTTTACAAAGCCGTTGCCGATTTCTGCGTTCGTCATCTAACGAAAGATGGGGCTTGTTACGTTGAAATAAATGAACGGTTTGGCGAAGCAACCCAACAGGTTTTTGCCGATCGGGGTTTTACCCGAATTCAGGTGTATAAAGATATTCATGGCAAGGATCGAAGCATCCGGGCAACTTTTTAG
- the ribD gene encoding bifunctional diaminohydroxyphosphoribosylaminopyrimidine deaminase/5-amino-6-(5-phosphoribosylamino)uracil reductase RibD — protein sequence MNLFMERALELATLGRGHVSPNPLVGCVIEHNGRIIGEGWHQRYGEAHAERNAIFSVRPDDAYLLPESTAYVTLEPCSHYGKQPPCANLLIEKQIKRVICCNDDPNPLVGGQGFAKLRAAGIAVETGVLVGKGRELNARFFTFMEQHRPYIVLKWAETADGFIAGPYGKPVTISGDLSHRLVHRWRSEEDAIMVGTHTASTDNPRLNVRLVPGRNPLRIVIDKQLKLSKDLHLFDNAQPTLVYNFLKTDLTGETTYCRLNADEPLLPQLLTDLYTRRIQSVLVEGGTTLLQSFIDAGLWDEMRVFRSRTMLQAGVKAPVVQGNLVRSELVGDDELITCKK from the coding sequence ATGAATTTATTCATGGAGCGTGCGCTCGAACTGGCAACCCTCGGTCGTGGACATGTGAGTCCGAATCCGCTGGTTGGGTGTGTGATCGAACATAACGGGCGGATCATCGGCGAGGGCTGGCACCAGCGCTATGGCGAAGCCCATGCCGAACGAAATGCCATTTTCTCGGTTCGTCCCGACGATGCGTACCTGTTGCCCGAAAGCACGGCTTACGTAACGCTGGAACCCTGTTCGCACTATGGCAAACAGCCACCCTGCGCCAATCTGCTCATCGAAAAGCAGATAAAACGGGTCATTTGCTGTAACGACGACCCCAATCCGCTGGTTGGCGGGCAGGGATTTGCGAAACTACGAGCGGCTGGTATTGCCGTTGAAACGGGCGTATTAGTCGGCAAAGGGCGGGAGTTGAACGCCCGTTTCTTTACATTTATGGAACAGCATCGGCCCTATATCGTTCTGAAATGGGCCGAAACGGCCGATGGCTTTATAGCAGGACCCTACGGAAAACCCGTTACGATAAGTGGCGATCTGTCGCATCGACTGGTGCATCGCTGGCGGTCGGAAGAAGATGCTATTATGGTGGGCACCCATACGGCAAGTACCGATAATCCGCGGCTGAATGTGCGTCTGGTGCCGGGGCGAAATCCGCTCCGGATCGTTATAGACAAACAGTTGAAACTCAGTAAGGACTTGCATCTGTTCGATAATGCGCAGCCAACGCTGGTCTATAATTTTCTTAAAACGGACCTGACCGGCGAAACAACGTACTGTCGGTTAAACGCCGATGAACCCTTGTTGCCGCAGTTGCTGACCGATCTGTATACTCGACGCATACAGTCGGTATTGGTAGAGGGCGGCACAACGTTACTTCAATCGTTTATCGACGCCGGACTGTGGGACGAAATGCGGGTATTTAGATCCCGAACTATGCTTCAGGCTGGGGTTAAGGCCCCGGTTGTGCAGGGAAATCTGGTTCGGTCGGAGTTAGTTGGCGATGACGAGTTAATCACCTGCAAAAAATAA